Below is a genomic region from Candidatus Reconcilbacillus cellulovorans.
TCACGATCTCGTTCATCTGGAGCGAAATACGGGAGCGCCGAAATTCACAAGGGAGGTCGACGCGTGGCTCCGCTCGTCCGCAAACTTTTCGAAGTCGCCGTCTACGTGATCCTCGCCGCACTCGTCGTCCTGCACCTGTCGGGGCCGGCGAAATTTCTGTACGAGGGGTTTTAGCGCGCCATGTGGTTCACCGACGTTTACGCCCTGGCCGCGCTCGCGGGATTCGCCGGCCTGCTCGCCGCGACGAAGCGATGGACGTGGAACAAACGGTGGCTGCTTCTTTCGTTCAACGTCGCTTTTCTCGCCGTGTTCAGCCGGTTCCACGGACCGCTCGTCGCGTTTGCGCTGGCGTATACGGCCGCCAACTACGCCGGTTACGTATGGCTCTGCCGGGCGAGGTCGTTCCGGCGCGCCGGATTTTGGGGCCTGATCGCCGCCAACGTCGCCGCCGTCAGCGCCGTCCGGTTCGTCGACATGGGCGTTTTGCCCGAACCGCCGTTTTACAACGCGATCGTAACGCTTGGACTGATCTATTACGTGCTGAAAGCGATCGACGCCGTCTATTTCGCCTATTTCGTCGGGCAGGAAGGCCGGGCGCGGGCGGTCGACTATTTCAATTTCATCCTGTTCGTGCCGACGTTCACGTCCGGGCCGATTCTGAAATTCCGCGATTTTCTCGCCGACGCCGCGCGGCCGTACGACGTCGGCGCCGCCGATCTGGAAACAGCCGTCAAACGGATCGTCCTCGGCCTGTTCAAGAAAACGGTCGTCGTCTATTGGATGCAGCGCGTGTTCGACGCCGTCGCCGCCGGGTCGGGCGACATGCACGCGGCGGAGTCGCTGTTTCTGATGGCCTGGTTTTACGTGATGATTTATTTTGATTTCAGCGGCTATTCCGACATCGCGATCGGCTTCGGCCGGCTGTTCGGCTACAACGTCCCGGAAAACTTCAAGCGGCCGTTCCTGTCGCCGACGCTCACCCAGTACTGGCGCAACTGGCACGCGACGATGGCCGACTGGTTCCGCGACCACGTCTACCTGCTCGTCGCGCGGCGCAACGTGTCGCGGCGGACGGCGGCGGGGCTGTCGGTCGTCATCATGCTGCTGATCGGCCTGTGGCACGGCTATACGTGGACGTATGTCGTGTGGGGACTCTGGCACGGCGCGGTGTTGGCGGTCGAAAACCTGCTCGGCCGCACGACCGTCAACCGCAAAAAGGTCGGCGCCATCCATTTTTATGCGCGGTGCCTGCTGACGCAGCTGATCGTCGTGCTGGCGGTCGCGGTGTACATCCCGGATGCCGAATTGGTGCGCCGGGTGTACGCGGGATTATTGTTCGGGTGGTGATCCCCAATGTTATAATAGTGGGTGGCAGCGAAAATTTCCAATCGCCAACGGAGGGAATCCTCGTGAAACTCGGCATTTTCACCGTGTTGTTTTCCCAAAAACCGTTCGAGGAAGCGCTGGACTTCATCGCCGCCCACGGGCTCGAAGCCGTCGAGATCGGCACCGGTGCCTGGCCGGGCGACGCCCACTGCAAACCCGACGAGCTTCTCGCCGACGAGTCGAAACGCCGCGCTTTCAAGCGCGCTGTCGAATCGCGCGGACTCGTCATCAGCGCGCTCAGCTGCCACGGCAACCCGCTTCACCCGAACCGCGACCGCGCCAAAGCCGATCACGACATTCTCATCAAGACGATCGACCTCGCCGCACAACTCGAAGTGCCGGTCGTCAACACGTTTTCCGGGTGTCCCGGCGATTCCGACGACGCCAAATATCCGAACTGGCCGGTGTCGCCGTGGCCGAACGATTTTCAGGAACTCTTGAAATGGCAGTGGGAAACGAAAGTCATTCCTTACTGGAAAGAAGTCGGCGCATATGCGGCTGCCCGCGGCGTTAAAATCGGCCTCGAACTGCACGGCGGCTTCTCCGTCCATTCGCCGGGCACGCTGCTGCGCCTGCGCGAGGCGGTCGGCGAGGTGATCGGCGCCAATCTGGACCCGTCGCACATGTGGTGGCAAGGCATCGACCCGGTTCAAGCCGTGTTGATCCTCGGCCGCGCCGGCGCCATTCACCATTTCCACGCCAAGGACACGGCGATCGACCCGAACAACGTCAATCGTTGGGGCTTGACCGACATGCAGCCGTACACGAACATGCTCGACCGCGCGTGGCAGTTCCGCACCGTCGGCTTCGGCCACGATCTGAAGACGTGGGCCGACATCATCAGCGCGCTGCGCCTCGTCGGCTACGACTATGTCGTCAGCATCGAACATGAGGACGGCCTGATGTCGGTGGAAGAAGGGTTCACGAAAGCGGTGCAGAACTTGAAGCAAGTGCTCATTCGGGAGAAGCTGACGAATATGTGGTGGGTATAAAACGACGGCGGTCGACCGGCGGTTATATCCAGACTATATCACCATCCCGACGACGGTCCGTCCGGTGGATTATCGCTGGACCGTCGTCGGGTTTATCGCCGGGCCAACGCCGCCCCGCCTGACATTGCGGCGTACCGGGCGCGCCCACCCCGGCATCGCGCCGAAGTACGCGTCTACATCCACACGGCATAAATGGCCCACACCATCGCGAGACCAGGCACGCCGAGCAACCAGACCGACGCGACCGTAAAAAGGTTGAACGGCACTTCCAGATCGAATGCCGGGGCGATGCCCGACGACAGTGCGACCGCAGCCGCCGCCCCGACGAATTTCCATCCCTGCCGTACCGCCTGCTTCCGTGCCCGGTGATCCAGCAGCGCCGCAGCCGCCAGCGCCCCGGCGGAAAACGCCAGCAACCACCCCGCGATGCCGTTCGCCGTCACGACAGCTCACTTCCGCCGCACGCCGCCTCGTCGCACGCCGTCTGACCGTGCCAGAGCCGCCGCACTTGTTTGAGAAGCACGTCCAGCCGTTTTTCGGCCGCTTCCCATTCGTATACGGCGACATCCACCTGATCCGCGCCTTC
It encodes:
- a CDS encoding acyltransferase, producing the protein MWFTDVYALAALAGFAGLLAATKRWTWNKRWLLLSFNVAFLAVFSRFHGPLVAFALAYTAANYAGYVWLCRARSFRRAGFWGLIAANVAAVSAVRFVDMGVLPEPPFYNAIVTLGLIYYVLKAIDAVYFAYFVGQEGRARAVDYFNFILFVPTFTSGPILKFRDFLADAARPYDVGAADLETAVKRIVLGLFKKTVVVYWMQRVFDAVAAGSGDMHAAESLFLMAWFYVMIYFDFSGYSDIAIGFGRLFGYNVPENFKRPFLSPTLTQYWRNWHATMADWFRDHVYLLVARRNVSRRTAAGLSVVIMLLIGLWHGYTWTYVVWGLWHGAVLAVENLLGRTTVNRKKVGAIHFYARCLLTQLIVVLAVAVYIPDAELVRRVYAGLLFGW
- a CDS encoding xylose isomerase, which translates into the protein MKLGIFTVLFSQKPFEEALDFIAAHGLEAVEIGTGAWPGDAHCKPDELLADESKRRAFKRAVESRGLVISALSCHGNPLHPNRDRAKADHDILIKTIDLAAQLEVPVVNTFSGCPGDSDDAKYPNWPVSPWPNDFQELLKWQWETKVIPYWKEVGAYAAARGVKIGLELHGGFSVHSPGTLLRLREAVGEVIGANLDPSHMWWQGIDPVQAVLILGRAGAIHHFHAKDTAIDPNNVNRWGLTDMQPYTNMLDRAWQFRTVGFGHDLKTWADIISALRLVGYDYVVSIEHEDGLMSVEEGFTKAVQNLKQVLIREKLTNMWWV